A genome region from Sphingobium sp. WTD-1 includes the following:
- a CDS encoding metalloregulator ArsR/SmtB family transcription factor, with the protein MSPAEIFAALGDPTRLSLIARLGDGNGRSIVQLGEGLPISRQAVAKHLEVLHGAGLVRRHRQGREVHFALRREAVATAQDWLGRVGAQWDGTLARLKAFAEGDDPPPSP; encoded by the coding sequence ATGTCACCGGCTGAGATTTTCGCCGCGCTGGGCGATCCCACGCGCCTCAGCCTTATCGCGCGGCTGGGCGACGGCAATGGGCGCTCGATCGTGCAACTGGGCGAAGGCCTGCCGATCAGCCGTCAGGCGGTGGCCAAGCATCTGGAGGTGCTGCACGGCGCCGGACTGGTGCGCAGACACAGGCAGGGGCGGGAAGTGCATTTCGCGCTGCGCCGCGAGGCGGTTGCGACGGCGCAGGACTGGCTCGGCCGGGTGGGCGCGCAATGGGATGGCACGCTCGCCCGGCTCAAGGCCTTTGCGGAAGGGGACGATCCGCCCCCTTCCCCATAG
- a CDS encoding DUF3035 domain-containing protein — MRKLILAAGLVATLSACGGGGNGLLNRGRPDEFAVTRQAPLVVPPDFALVPPAPGTPAAATVDSSRAAQEALFGGPAPRSAAESAALNSAGRGTAAAGIRSQAGDPGTEVVDKGATTRDIIAAPEGDGQDARAATGTQTTPPQQ, encoded by the coding sequence ATGCGTAAACTGATCCTCGCCGCCGGCCTCGTTGCAACCCTGTCGGCGTGCGGCGGCGGTGGTAACGGCCTGCTTAATCGTGGCCGTCCCGACGAGTTCGCGGTGACGCGCCAGGCGCCGCTGGTCGTACCGCCCGATTTCGCGCTGGTCCCGCCCGCGCCGGGCACCCCGGCTGCTGCCACGGTTGATTCGAGCCGCGCCGCGCAGGAAGCGCTGTTCGGCGGTCCGGCCCCGCGCAGCGCAGCGGAAAGCGCGGCGCTGAATTCGGCCGGCCGTGGCACGGCCGCCGCCGGCATCCGCTCGCAGGCGGGTGATCCGGGCACCGAAGTGGTCGACAAGGGCGCCACCACCCGCGACATCATCGCTGCGCCCGAAGGCGACGGCCAGGACGCCCGCGCCGCCACCGGCACGCAGACGACCCCGCCGCAGCAATAA
- the lspA gene encoding signal peptidase II — protein sequence MSAVNHRPLGLTVAIVTLALDQLVKYTVTYPLALQSRADAGIEILPFFRLRWLENRGVSMGFFHADNDTMRWMLVGMTMLIAGFVGVWMWREKARSDVAALGLVLGGAIGNIVDRMRLGYVVDYADLHFGEWRPFLIFNLADAAITFGVLILLARALLLREKGAKTETLK from the coding sequence ATGAGCGCCGTCAACCATCGCCCGCTGGGGCTGACGGTCGCGATCGTCACCCTCGCGCTCGACCAGCTGGTCAAATATACCGTCACCTATCCGCTCGCGCTGCAGAGCCGGGCGGATGCGGGGATCGAGATACTGCCCTTCTTCCGCCTGCGCTGGCTGGAAAATCGCGGCGTATCGATGGGCTTCTTCCATGCCGACAACGACACGATGCGGTGGATGCTGGTCGGCATGACCATGTTGATTGCCGGCTTCGTGGGCGTGTGGATGTGGCGCGAAAAGGCGCGGTCTGACGTCGCGGCGCTCGGCCTGGTGCTGGGCGGCGCGATCGGCAATATCGTCGACCGGATGCGGCTGGGCTATGTCGTCGACTATGCCGATCTGCATTTCGGCGAATGGCGGCCCTTCCTGATTTTCAACCTGGCCGACGCGGCCATCACGTTCGGCGTGCTGATCCTGCTTGCGCGGGCGCTGCTGCTGCGCGAGAAGGGCGCAAAGACGGAGACCTTGAAGTAA